The nucleotide sequence ATGAAAAGAGTAATAATCATAAATACATAAGAAACTAATGGGAAATAATAAAGATTCAGAAACTGATTAAACGTCAGATTCagatcaaacacaaacactgtggtatttctgtcagcagtaaaatcctccctgtgtgtgtgtgtgtgtgtgtgtgtgtgtgtgtgtgtgtgtggaaaaacacCGCGGATTCAGCCCATATATGGTGCTTCCTGTCTGAGCAGCGGACGTCCTGACGCCCATATAAggagcttcctgctgctgctggcggGACGCCCGGAGGCTGTGATGTAACCGGTGAACGGACAGGGACGACAGGTCggacaggagtgtgtgtgtgtgtgtgtgtgtgtgtgtgtgtgtgtgtgtgtgtgtgtgtgtgtgtgaatcagacCAAAATCCCCCAAAAACTCTGGTCCTGGTCCAGAGGATCGAGCTGGTCTCAGATCCGtttacagggagagagaggagggaaggaaggacgtgaggaaagagggaagggaGCAAGGAAGGAagtgaggaagggaggaagaaaaagaacaagagctCCCTCCAGTGGTCTTTAACAGAGTCTTTAAAGTCTTTACTCAAGTtttctggatctggatctgggtCCGGATGATGATATGGACTGCagtcattttcattatgaaGTAACAGGAAGTTGAAAATACTCAGTACAAGTACTTCAGAAAAGTGTTTTGCAGGAGaattaatgataaaatatttattccTGGTCTTTGGCGCCCTCCAGCGGTCTGACCGTGTCTGTGCCAGAAAACCCTCCTGGAGTTAGTGACGATGATCCACAGACACTGAACATGCTCCAGGTCACACCCTGTTAATCAGCAGGAggaactgaccaatcagagagcagaaaGCGGCGCCATTTTGTCTCGCGGTTTCAAGAGAAGGaatcaatgttttttcttttccgtTGTAAATACGAGTGTTTGGATGAAACCGGTTTTATCGGGGCGGACGGGGGGAGAAGCGGATTAACGTGGAGCGCTGATTGCTGAACTTTCTTTGGAGTCACCGTTAGAATCCGACTGGAATCGGATCCGAACCGGAAACTGACCGCCGACGACGATGGAAGCGACAGAGTCTCTTCCGACACCTGGCAGGTGTACAGCAGGTGGGTGCTTCCTGATCCGGTTTTTACGTTTAAATTAGAGAATTGCCGGTGTCGAACAAAAGATAATTAACGTTTGATGTTCGCCACTGCCTGAGGCGAACAACCGTCGCCGGTGGACCCCCGCGATGTTCGCTTCGCTCGGTGAATATATTCGACACCAGCCGCATAAATAAACGATCAGCATTCACGCGCACACCTAGTTCTCTGCGTTAATGCTAATTCGTAACTGCGagtttccgtagtgtagtggttatcacgttcgcctcacacgcgaaaggtccccggttcgaaaccgggcggaaacatcattttttttttagtgaagCGGCGAACAGCGTTAGAAAAAATCACAGCACTGCAGCGGCGGGTTAACCGCTGTTTTGgctaaaatgcaaaataaaatcagtaaatgtccagaaaattattttcctgGCACAAAACGATGTTTCCGCCCGGTTTCGAACCGGGGACCTTTCGCGTGTTaggcgaacgtgataaccactacactacggaaaTCATATCTATGGGTTTCACCAGTAATGCTTATAAATGGTATATGTATTCTATTATTCTTCCACCATGACAGTCGACAGAAACGTTAAAGGGAcgttcatttcatttcctgtttgaagtCAAAGTGAAGACTGTCTTCATCTTCATATACAGATGACCAAAGCACTTCCGGAGTCGTCTCTACCGTAAAAATAAATAGTATGGGTCCTGTTATGTTAGTATGTCAGTTTCCCGTAGTGTAagtggttatcacgttcgcctcacacgcgaaaggtccccggttcgaaaccgggcggaaacattattagtttttagttttatttattttttcttctcagtctaCAGTTATCTTCGTCTGCTGCACGCGAACACTTAAATCGCACCGTAAATGTACCTGAAGTCTGAACTCTTAACTTCATCCATTCATTCTCTATGGTAGTTCTTACCAGTGCGGATGTAATACCCCTCTGACCACAACGTCCTCATGTACAACCAGTGAAACAGCGCCACTCGGTCATAGTTTCTCATGTGACAGGTCAAGAGGGGTACTACAGCTGGAACTGTTACAGTTCTCCTCGTTAGTATAGTGGTGAGTATCCCCGCCTGTCACGCGGGAGACCGGGGTTCGATTCCCCGACGGGGAGGcataactttatttttattctgtgtaGCTTtattgatagaaaaaaaaatcaagatctCTTTctatttgaagaaaaaacagaaactttattgatcctgaAGGAAATTAAACGATCAGCTGGAGGCATCGATCCCGCTACCTCTCGCATGCTAAGCGAGCGCTCTACCATTTGAGCTAATCCCCCGTCGGCAGTGAATGGTAGAGTAACAGCTTCAGGCTCCGACTGTTACTCtcagtctgacaacatgatgataggattcctccagagacagagctttttattaaagagtcagatcctttagtttaaccagaaacatctctatatatctctaccagactccatagagaaaaacagggatttaaccaggagctgctggaataccactgcctccatctgttagtgtgtctgtgttactgtgtgactttcagtggaggaagaagtaatcagatcagatacagatacagtaccacacaggaagacaaaaaaagcaacaaaaacaaatagatgaatctagcagctcctgtgttctgctcagtaaaattcctatttttgtcaatggagtctgtatatagagatgtttctgattgaaaaagtattcagacccatTACTTTAACTTATATAAAGTATCAAAAGATTTCTTCCCTCAGTGAAAGTCACACCCATAATGCAGCTCTCTGTCTGGTCTTCCTTCGAACTTgttttcaccactgaaagtgtcattaaaacctttaaacacaaaacagatgattgatttttttattcagcGTGTTCAGGCAGGTTATcatcacaggaaacaggaataaaagacaaactacagcagcagcagcctgaactaaataaactgtaaaccaGCAGTTGCTCAGCCAAACACATGGAGCTTTATAGATAAcactgtgtgtgggagggaggaaGTTTAATGTCCATTCTCTGTGTGAACGAGCTAGTCCAGAGTGTAGATGTTCTCCTGGACTGGTCTCCTCATGCGGATCTCGTAGATAATGTGAGGAGGTTCTTCAGAGGAGAAACTGGAGGAGAAAAGGTAACAACAGGTCAACAAACAGCTGGTCAGGATGtggggggtcaaaggtcattaaAGGACGACAAGTTTATGTCAGACTCACCAGCTGGTCTTTAAGGCTCTTCTGTATATTCCACCTGGAGaagaaaataagattttacatataaaaaatcAAAGTCGTGAACACAGAGACCGTTCTTCACCTGATGATCGTCCATGTCAATggacgtccactaaagttcttgtttttgccactgacaggctctgattgttattctaagtgtaAGAGTAggagtcagatccttttagtttaaccagaaacatctctgtatatctctaccagactccattgacaaaaacagggatttaaccaggagctgctggaataccactgcctccatctgttagtgtgtctgtgttactgtgtgactctcagtggtggaagaagtaatcagatactttactgaagtaaaagtaccacacagtaacacagacacactaacagatgatCCCAAAAGCTCCAAGGTTCTGCTgggtaaaattcctgtttttgttaatggagtctggtactgatattcTCTGCTTAACTTTAGAAAACAGTCTGTTATCTTCCCTCATGTTGCCTGAACCAGTACAACTCTCTGCTCTGATGACTCGTCACCAACTGACTCTGTtaaatttgttctgtttctctgctgaaatTCTTCTTGATAATCAAACACTGTCCAGGTGAATTCATTAGTCTGAAGGAGGACGTACGTTTGAAGGCCAGGAAGAGGAAAACTGCCGCCAGGATCAACAACacactgagggagagagagaggatgggaaCGTTGAtctgaagggagagagagggtagagAGTCCTCCACctgacacaaagagagaaagttcAAGTTAAACTGGACCTTTCAGGACCAACAGGAACCAATCAGGACCTGATTCATGCAACAACACTACATCCTAAGTTGAGTAGATCCCTCGTTGACAAAGCAGTCCTGACCCATCGAGGCATGGACTCGCTCCCCACGTGCATCAGTGAGCCTTGGCCATCCATGACCCTGTCACCAGGTCACTGGTTGGACCACTTTTGGTCGGTCCTGACCACTGCAGACCGGGATCATCCCACAAGAGCTTCAGTTTTAGAGATACTCTGACCCAGTCGTCACGATCTGAACTTTGTCCAAGTCGCTCAGATCCTTGTGCTTACCCAACACAACAACTTTCAAAATGTTGCTTGCTGCTGGATATATCCTCCtagtatatataatatttatatatcataCAGTGTTACTCACAGTGACGGTGTCGGAGCGCAGCAGGGTGGAGTTCCTCTTCAGAAGGTCCAGCTGAGACGACAGCAGAGTTTTCCAGTTCACTGCACAAACAGAAAGCAAACcttaaaacattaaattcaGAGTTTGTACTCGTGTGACTCGGAGCTGTACCAACTTCAAATTCAGACAAATTACAGACTAGTTCCTTCCTTATTCATTATTCCTTTTATAACTCGAGGATTGATCTGTCATTGCAGCTTTTACTTTATTCTCTGAAGCACtgccaaataaaatgttgagTAGTCGATGCATCTGTTAAGAAAACAGAGTCGactgagaaaatgtgatttGACGACTCGTTCTGACTCTGGTTTTTTGTACTTTCTACTTTTTATCAGTGTGGATGTGAAGTCAGGCTTAAATTTTGTTCGTAATGATTTtgaaaaagtcttaaaaagtcTTAGATTTTTGTTGAAATCTGCAGAAACCCTGAACCAACAAATTCTAAttagttcatccttgagtccaagttaatgtttgtaccaaatttgaagaaaaccCCCGGAGGTATTACTGAGGTATCATGTTCATGAGAATCTGATGGACGACCTGAAAACATAAGGACCTCAAATATGACTGTCTATGgtgcagaggaataaaaagaATTTTGTTGAGTGAACAATCCATCAGAACATTTAGTCAGCCAAGTATTTAACGTTAAAACTGATCTAATTGCGTTGAGTAAACATGAAGAAAGGTTTGTTTAATATAACTTATTGTGAGACTTTACAGTTCAAGGGTTAAGTAAATACATGTTAGGGGAACTTTATGTCTTCATTATGAATCACAGATGAATCACAGTTTGGTTTGTTGTCGTCTCACCTGTGGAGGCCGACGGCTCCGTGACTCGATCCGTCGTGGTTGTTGTTGGAACAGGAGAACTGGTGaccagagctgaggaggagaaacctgatcagctcagatcagatcagaccaGATCAGATTTCCACAACATAAAACCAAAGCACTGTCTTTTATAACATCTTATAAAAGATACTTTTAAAAATTAGAGTACAAGATAAAGAATGGGATGGTTTAAAGCAGGAAATATAAAGACTAAGAAAGTCAACCAAAAGATGCAACTGGAccctgacagactcagattgttctgtgtctgacaacattatggagacagagctttttattgaagagtttagtttaaccagaaacatctctatgtatcgctgccagactccattaacaacaACTCATCTCttaatgtgaagaaaaaccTTCACTGTTCATGTTGACTGAAGAACCTTGAACCTGCCCTTTAACTGAGCCTGAAGTCAAGTGTTGTTGGGCTCACCTTTGACCACTCTCAGGTTCATGATCACCTTCTTGTCATTGAAGATCCCGTCGATGTCCACCCTGCAGCAGTACGGTCCGCTGTCTGTCCGCCTCACGTTCAGGATGTCCAGGTCCATCTGTCCGTCCAGGACGTCCCCCGTCAGCCGGTACCGGTCCTCCACCTGCAGTGTCAGGAACGAAAGGTGATCATCTCATTACCtactgggaaaccttgggtccttcattcatctggatgttgcTGTCTGTGGGACGATCTTGAACAAGACAAATCCATGGAGGTCCCACCCTgaaacccacaggacccaaaggatcagGACACCCCAAGAAGTCCATGTCCGTGTCccgatgggtcagagctgtgtTGGTGGCTCGAGGGGGACCTGCACAATATTCAACAGTTCTGAACCAGGATCACGGGACACAACCTGACCTTGGAGATGACGCCGTGCTCGTCCGTCTGCACCAGGATGTTGCTGCACCAGAAGGTCCCACAGCCACGACCCCAGCAGACCCGACTCAGGCCAAAACGCTTCACAGAGTACTGGCAGGACAGAGAGGCCACGCCCCCTTCAGGTACTTTAAAAGAAGAAACGGATGAAAACTGTCCACCTGCAGCACAAAGACACACCGAGGACAAAATACTCTTTACACATGTGAAACACGTCCAGATCTTCAGGAATAATtcacactgtaacacaaacacagtcaaacaaaattcatcaaaCAGTTATAAAGAAGATTTCTGAGAGGCAGCGTTTGTGCGTTCTTTGTGATCTTGAGGTTGTTTAGAATGAATTTAGTTTTGGATTTCGCTGCCCTCTGTATACTGAGTTAAGTCGGCTCTTTGGTGCAGAGACCTTTGTTTTGGCTGCTGAGACAGAGGACTCTGTCTCCAGTGCAACACTTTAATTTGTCGAAGTGAACATTTTGATTCGTCATGTAGCCATCAAGGTTATTGTTAAACAATGcaacaaaaatcacacagagaTACAAGACTGCTACAAAGAGACatgaaacaaccacaaagagacataaCACAGCCACAAATAAAGAACAAGATGTTTATCTGCTTCCTGGCTTCttgttgatttgtttacagTATTGTCACATGATTGACACATGAACGATGGTGAAGGTCTGAGCCGTCACAGCTACAGTCCTACGACCTCAGAGTTGTGATGTCATAGGTTCGTGTCATGATGTCATAGGTTCATGTCATGATGTCATAGGTTCGTGTCGTGATGTCATAGGTTCGTGTCTCACCTGACAGGACGAAGAGGACGATGATGAAGGTCTGAGGCGATCGACGGCGGTGAGGCAAGGCAGCGGCCAtcctgtgagtgagtgtgtgttcattgtcCAGTTgaagacaacaacacagtgtgactctgtgacgggggggggggggtcacagaGGGCGGGGCCAGagacacactgtgtttctgtctgtttggtttaatgttgtgaatgtctgctgtgttttaactCTCATCTTTATGAATGATTCATCAGTTTTTAAAGAGTCACTGCAGCCTCAAATTCAGCTacagacccccccacccccccacccagaacatttacagtgatgatgtgtttctgtgtttcttcttaGAAcgttagtgagagtttgaaagagcgtgagtagaaacacaacgaggctgtaaaggtgaactggtgagtagatgggttttcatgttaacgtccccgacaacctctgtagtctcatttagacactcgttagcaaccgccttttttaagacacgtaaaagcttcaaacatcaggagtgggggatttactgacccattttatgtcggaaaataaaacctgaaaatgtcttgagcttgtgttaaaaccacagaccttatttcagacatttaaccagaaacacactgactctgggacgagggaacaggaagagctaacatgctaacatgctaacacttcctggtttcaggactCAGTTCTGCAGGACTCTGCTCTCTTAGTTTGGCTGTTTCATCATCTCTGTGAGTCTTTAATTTAATGTATATCTTCACTGGTTTTCAGTTTCTTGGAACCAAACTTTGGTTCTGTGTTAATATCTAGAAGCTGTTTGGTTCTGGATCGAAAACTGAGCCACAGACTAAGAAGCTGAAAATCTAATCTGATGAAGATGGTTTATCTGCAATTCCAAAGAATTGTCATGTTAATTtccatgaaacatttttatcagAATGCTCTAATAAATCAGAAATTTAAAGACATCATATTACTCTTTAATcgtttaatttaaaaacatatttctgctgtttaactttaatgttttgaaaCATTTGTGGACTTTTAAGGTTTGAACTGAAGTTTTTCTGTCGACTGATGAACAGGAAAAACTGCAATAACATGAATTAAAAAGAcgcagtgtgtttgtgctgaggGAAGGAAACACTGAGGACAAAAGGACTTTatctctgaaacacacacagtgtaacacacagagctgctggctgTGTGGAGACATCGCTGTCACACAGAGGATTCATTATTCACATCAAATATTCTCAGTTTTCCTcacttcagttttgtttctgcCCAAACTGACAATTTCagaggcttttaatttgaaaaaacaaaaatattgaaacttaaactgtttaaatttgAATAATGACTGTGAAGTAGAAATGTATTAGTTTAGTCcaaaaaaatatgatgaaaaatgtgacaaacttTGCTTAAAGAGCATCAATAATAGATAATGAAGAAGTTGTAACAGAGTGTGATGCAGCTGTGATCAGATCTCAGTGTTTATTAattaacatcagcaacagaATCAATATTATTGATATAATCAATCACTGTCTGTACAGTAACAACACATCTTTGGGTCGTCAGTATCCCATAATGCACTGTGTTgatctgtgttgtgttcaggtgctGAATCCATCAGATGAAGTGGACCAATGAGAAAGCTCCTGCAGGACGATCGTCATGGAAACACACAGGTTTggctttgtttctctgtgtttctactaatgaatgaatgaatgaatgaatgagtggcTCTATGTTACAGAGGAGGTCTAACAGAGAAATGATTGCTGCCATCTGGTGGTCAGTGTCAGTAACTACACCTCAAACAAACCAGTGTGTatctttgtatttacagtagaGTCCAGATATGGAGCACATAAGGACGTCACACTatcatttaaagatgaaaaacaagatgGACGTCAAGTAAAAGAGATTTCAACCTCCCAGTCATTTACTGtcagagaacaacaacaactggactctgttcatttgattcattttacagtcaaactgtcaatcaTGTGGAAAACATGTTGGGTTTACACTCTGCAGTTAAAACCAGCCAGAGATCAGGTTGGTACTAaataacatcagctgctgtgatcCTGGACTGGACTGATCTCTAACAGGAGGAGACTCTCTCTGCTAcactcaacacagagacactgaggaaccaCAGGACCAGAACCAAAACCCAGGATACAGAGGTtgagtgaatgtggtgttgaaggtgtggaggtggatcagagagtcagaggagactctgtagaaggacagagagccagcaggacagtccacatacactgctactctgttagagacagaggaggaggagaaggaggaggaggaggaggaggaggaggaggagatagatgTTCCTCTCTTATTGTGCCAGACAGAGAAACCATCATCAGAACAGTACAGAGTCCAGGACTGATCGTtccatccaaacacacagtcttcactgtctcctttccttctgattcctctgtaactcactgatataaaaactcttcctctccactcgacctcccagtaacagcgaccagtcagaccagttctacagagcagctgaggacactgatcaaatctgtctggatgatcaggatatgactgaTCCTCCTTCACATGtgtcaccttcctgttgttgtcagacagtttgaggaatctgttcactgtgtttgtgtcgattgtgagttgacaggaatctgatggagagaacaagacacagctgcagttattgatcgatcatctgatcattgattgacagtttgaagctgctttgttttcatcaatcaaattaaaaacacacttacacctCCATGGACCTGGTGTCAACCATCGGACTCCACCAGGCTCCaccctgaaaggaggaggggggtcagaccagcacattctctttcagcaggacaacatggacattacatggctctcatacacagactgtTTGATGGTTCTGTTCAGATGGAGGCTTGTATGTATGGATGTAcattcagcacagaaacaaaggagctggagtcagagcagggaggagacaTGGAGGAAAGACTTCATCATCTCAGATATTTGGATTATTATTGTTGCTCTGTTATTATCAGTGTGTGGACACTGAACAGAGGCCTGAACTACGAAGTGAGGGAACTGTCTGATCAGAGGAACTTCAGGTGgaacttcctgattaacctgtactgACAAAGGTGGACAGGTTTTACCTGagctctgttgccatggtgatttacactgcgtctctaaactgctctgaGCAGTTTGTGTTGGAGGTTAATGTAAATGGCAGCTCATTGTGGTGATGTTAGATGATGTGgctctgctgtttattatgcttttattttgaagagcaCCGTTGGTGTATGGAGGTTGCTAGCAAGGAAAGCTGAATGTTTAAATTCACGCCCTTGTGAAGCAGACGAAGGGAGGAGGATACTGAtggtgtgtttactgtcacaggagtaattcatttattcaccaGAGGAAAGACggtcatttattttcatttgtttaagtGAGAGCTGCACATGTTGTCAAACTGAAAACtagatattttctctctgtggtatatttgatgtTGCACAGTTGTCATAATagtttaaaaatgcaaatttcatttaatatttcattaccattagtttgttaaaaatgatttataCTGAGTTAAAATGTCAATCTGATTTGTTTGTGGATTGTTTGTGGAACTACAGAGGgggatttgtatttgttgttcaTCCTGTAGTTTTCAAGGTGCCAATGGTGGATCAAGAGATAATACATGAATCTGCACCTGTTGAAGTTCTCTGCATCTTGGTGGTTTATCCAAGTGGCCGCTACAGTTAACTCTGTGATAcaggtgttacttctacctaagctccgcccccacaggtggaacaaccaatcgatattggcacaacgactgagagaggctgactctgcaggacggGGGTTCTCTAAAGACCgtcagcctgagtgttccaggcagaacatcattaacaggaacagctcattctcagacatgtgacccacgtgttgactgtaatccaagtatctgagaaatgatcacatatgttctgtgtccttccatctcatattacagatgaagaatccagagaacatgtgaccagtctctctgtctttgttggttttacattgtgtcgttagagtctctttaaattcctctaaacccacagaattaacgtgcgctcttcatctgagagatacggtgcacgcccctttaatcaacacgcactaactgattaagttaacaccgactcaacttacccacatctgaaccaccgtcgtaccgtttaacacagatcgaggcagtcagggtttgtcaaccccgactttccttgataaccttagttaaaccagaggaggttcaaCTCTCTTCGTAGTTCAGGCCTCAGGTCTCTAAAGTCTTTAGGATTGTTGTGGTGAAATCATTCAGTCACTGGTTCAGGAGCAGTTAAACtagctgcagctgaaatgtttcCAAGCTGCTTTGTGCTGATACAGCAGGAAATAAAGTctgattaaaaacatctgtagtGGTAATAAAGCTGAAACTCCTGCTCAGGTCACAGAATACAGCTGACAACAGCTGatttcatcactgtgacatctttTCTCCTCAATATGACACAGTGAGTCATAATGAGAGACTGAAGTCATAATGAGGAGAAAactcctctgttgttgttgttgaagtcaaagctcttgtgtagagatctgtcatcagctgtgacagagaaaatgtttccagctcttcctcctctatcagacattgtctgtggctgcagcaggcctctccatacctgagagtgtccagtctccagtctggatcctccagtccagcagacagcagcttcactcctgagtctcctggatgattgtagctcaggtccagctctctcagatgggaggggttggagtTCAGtgctgaggccagagaagaacagccttcctctgagatcagacagcctgacaggCTGCAAGAGGTAAAGGCAACATGGTAACAAGGCAAAGGTAAAATATACTGAGAGAAATTTaggaatatactgtaaacatcctgacctgagagtctccagtgaacagtgtggactcttcagtccaacagacaacatcttcactcctgaatcctgcaggttgttgttactcaggtccagatctctcagactagaggactgggagctgagaactgaggacagagcttcacagcttctctctgagaggttacagtcactcagtctgaagagatgatgataaagaattaaagaagaaaggaaattaatttctctcctgttgaaaagacagcagtgtctttaAACTCTGATAATAAATCTAACTCTACATGTTCTGTTTGTacttacagagctttgttagaggctttgaccactggcagcagcctcagaagagcctcctctgaagcagagtatttcttcaggtcaaacacgtccagatctttttctgatgacagtaagatgaagaccagagctgaccattgagcaggagacagtttatctgtggagagacgtcctgaactcagggactgttggatctcctccactagagaacgatcattcagttcattcagacagtggaacaggttgatgcttttctctgcagagggagtctcttcaatcttcttcttgatgtactggactgtttcctgattggtcCCTGAGCcacttcctgtcagtgtcagcagacctcgtaggagagtctgattggtctgcagtgaaagacccaggaggaagcggaggaacaagtccaggtgtccatttggactctttaaggccttgtccacagcactCTGGTGGAACTGTGTTGGTTCAGGTTTATCTTTAAACAGTTTAGACCACAGGGAGGTTGTTTGttcttctg is from Lates calcarifer isolate ASB-BC8 unplaced genomic scaffold, TLL_Latcal_v3 scaffold_24_53, whole genome shotgun sequence and encodes:
- the LOC108897745 gene encoding hepatitis A virus cellular receptor 1 homolog; its protein translation is MAAALPHRRRSPQTFIIVLFVLSGGQFSSVSSFKVPEGGVASLSCQYSVKRFGLSRVCWGRGCGTFWCSNILVQTDEHGVISKVEDRYRLTGDVLDGQMDLDILNVRRTDSGPYCCRVDIDGIFNDKKVIMNLRVVKALVTSSPVPTTTTTDRVTEPSASTVNWKTLLSSQLDLLKRNSTLLRSDTVTVEDSLPSLSLQINVPILSLSLSVLLILAAVFLFLAFKRGIYRRALKTSCFSSEEPPHIIYEIRMRRPVQENIYTLD